One Xyrauchen texanus isolate HMW12.3.18 chromosome 34, RBS_HiC_50CHRs, whole genome shotgun sequence genomic window carries:
- the LOC127628185 gene encoding LIM domain-containing protein A-like encodes MLVHNNFSLARGVTHLTNIVLEVSLSSAGALSLTHSLTHSHTHTHTHTHTHTHSHTHTHTDILAHTQRDTHTNKYTHTQIYSRTHTEILTQTNTHTHTHTHTHTHTEILTHTQRYSHKQIHTHTHTDTEILTHIHRYSHKQIHTHTHTHTLTQIYSHTHTEILTQTNTHTHTHTLTQIYSHTHTHTHTHTHTHTHTDILTHTQRYSHKQIHTHTHTEILTHTHRYSHKQIHTHTHTEILTHTQRYSHKQITHTHTHRHRDTHTHTQILTQTNTHTHTDTEILTHTHRYSHKQIHTHTHTHTHEILTHTHTEIITQPYTQTHTHTHRDTHTNKYTHRDTHTHTHTDTHTHTHTHTHTDILTHTHSHTEILTHTHTHTQRYSHKQIHTQRYSHTHTHTDTHTHTHTHTQIYLHTHTHTQRYSHTHTHTHTQIYLHTHTHTQRYSHTHTHTHRDTHTHKYTHTDILTHTHSHTEILTHTHTHTQIYLHTHTHTQRYSHTHIHTHRYTYTHTLTHKHTHTHTHTHRQTQTHTQRYSHTNTHREILTHTHTHTEILTHTHTHTHTHTHTQRYSHKQIHTHRYTYTHTLTHRDTHTHTHTHTQRYSHTHTHTHTHTQRYSHTQIHTHRYTYTHTLTHRDTHTHTHTQIYLHTHTHTQRYSHTHTHTHRYTYTHTLTHNTHTHTHTHRQTQTHTQRYSHTNTHREILTHTHTHTHRDTHTHTHTHTHTHRYSHKHRDTHKQIHTHTHRYSHKHRDTHKQIHTHTEILTQTDTHTHTHTHTHTHTHTHTHRERVSTLAK; translated from the coding sequence ATGCTCGTTCACAACAACTTCAGTTTGGCCAGGGGTGTCACACACCTAACGAATATTGTGCTTGAGGTCTCGCTCTCTTCAGCCGGagctctgtctctcactcactcactcactcactcacacacacacacacacacacacacacacacacacacacactcacacactcacacacacacagatatactagcacacacacagagagatactcacacaaacaaatacacacacacacagatatactcacgcacacacacagagatactcacacaaacaaacacacacacacacacacacacacacacacacacacacacagagatactcacacacacacagagatactcacacaaacaaatacacacacacacacacacagacacagagatactcacacacatacacagatactcacacaaacaaatacacacacacacacacacacacacactcacacagatatactcacacacacacacagagatactcacacaaacaaatacacacacacacacacacacactcacacagatatactctcacacacacacacacacacacacacacacacacacacacactcacacagatatactcacacacacacagagatactcacacaaacaaatacacacacacacacacacagagatactcacacacacacacagatactcacacaaacaaatacacacacacacacacacagagatactcacacacacacagagatactcacacaaacaaatcacacacacacacacacacagacacagagatactcacacacacacacagatactcacacaaacaaatacacacacacacacagacacagagatactcacacacacacacagatactcacacaaacaaatacacacacacacacacacacacacacacgagatactcacccacacacacacagagatcatCACACAACCAtatacgcaaacacacacacacacacacagagatactcacacaaacaaatacacacacagagatactcacacacacacacacacagatactcacacacacacacacacacacacacacacagatatacttacacacacacactcacacacagagatactcacacacacacacacacacacacagagatactcacacaaacaaatacacacacagagatactcacacacacacacacacacagatactcacacacacacacacacacacacacagatatacttacacacacacactcacacacagagatactcacacacacacacacacacacacacacagatatacttacacacacacactcacacacagagatactcacacacacacacacacacacacagagatactcacacacacaaatacacacacacagatatacttacacacacacactcacacacagagatactcacacacacacacacacacacacagatatacttacacacacacactcacacacagagatactcacacacacacatacacacacacagatatacttacacacacacactcacacacaaacacacacacacacacacacacacacacagacagacacaaacacacacacagagatactcacacacaaatacacacagagagatactcacacacacacacacacacacagagatactcacacacacacacacacacacacacacacacacacacacacagagatactcacacaaacaaatacacacacacagatatacttacacacacacactcacacacagagatactcacacacacacacacacacacacacagagatactcacacacacacacacacacacacacacacacacagagatactcacacacacaaatacacacacacagatatacttacacacacacactcacacacagagatactcacacacacacacacacacagatatacttacacacacacactcacacacagagatactcacacacacacacacacacacacagatatacttacacacacacactcacacacaacacacacacacacacacacacacacagacagacacaaacacacacacagagatactcacacacaaatacacacagagagatactcacacacacacacacacacacacacagagatacacacacacacacacacacacacacacacacacacagatactcacacaaacacagagatactcacaaacaaatacacacacacacacacagatactcacacaaacacagagatactcacaaacaaatacacacacacacagagatactcacacaaacagatactcatactcatacacacacacacacacatacacacacacacacacacacacacagagagagagtctCTACACTGGCTAAATGA